A portion of the Planctomycetota bacterium genome contains these proteins:
- a CDS encoding alginate lyase family protein: MNPVAILGIMIVAASAEDWRVPPIALPKTLKHPVIAATPEELSRLRAALKAAGPAHDAVAGVVRQADAALANPIAFPPRGGQHNQWYQCDKCQLALKTLDDTHHECPRCKTVYSGEPYDDVVYEHQHYANIRNASNAAWAYALTGEKRYADFAAKVLLGYAERYLQYPYHSASRSPSPWTIISGGRLFEQTLNEAASLASDIAPACDLIWDALSDADRAAIRDGLLIPMLKNMDKHKAGKGNWQTWHNAGMIAGGAVLGDLAWVEKAIAQPHNGFVEQMKVSVSDEGMWYENSWGYHFYTLHAMTSSPSTPAAWALTCGATPRFARCTPCPSTTRCPTAHCPAGATTCTPRPAAPAGSWSTRTRPPRTLISCPSSRSPPPGNP, from the coding sequence ATGATAGTGGCGGCCTCCGCGGAGGATTGGAGGGTCCCGCCCATCGCGCTGCCGAAGACCCTCAAGCACCCCGTCATCGCGGCCACGCCCGAGGAGCTGAGCCGCCTGCGGGCCGCGCTCAAGGCCGCCGGGCCGGCTCACGACGCCGTGGCCGGCGTTGTGCGGCAGGCCGACGCCGCACTCGCCAACCCCATCGCCTTCCCGCCGCGCGGCGGACAGCACAACCAGTGGTACCAGTGCGACAAGTGTCAGCTCGCGCTGAAGACGCTCGACGACACCCACCACGAGTGCCCCCGCTGCAAGACGGTCTACTCGGGCGAGCCGTACGACGATGTGGTCTACGAGCACCAGCATTACGCCAACATCCGCAATGCCTCCAACGCCGCGTGGGCCTATGCCCTCACCGGCGAGAAGCGCTACGCCGACTTCGCCGCGAAGGTGCTCCTCGGCTACGCCGAGCGCTATCTCCAATACCCCTATCACTCGGCCAGCCGCAGCCCAAGCCCCTGGACCATCATCTCGGGCGGCCGCCTCTTCGAGCAGACCCTCAACGAGGCCGCCAGCCTGGCCTCCGACATCGCGCCCGCCTGTGACCTCATCTGGGATGCCCTGTCCGACGCCGACCGTGCGGCCATCCGCGACGGCCTTCTCATCCCCATGCTCAAGAACATGGACAAGCACAAGGCGGGCAAGGGCAACTGGCAGACCTGGCACAACGCCGGCATGATCGCCGGCGGCGCCGTCCTTGGCGATCTCGCCTGGGTCGAGAAGGCCATCGCCCAGCCCCACAACGGCTTCGTCGAGCAGATGAAGGTCTCCGTCTCCGACGAGGGGATGTGGTATGAGAACAGTTGGGGCTATCACTTCTACACCCTCCACGCCATGACCTCATCGCCGAGTACGCCCGCCGCCTGGGCATTGACCTGTGGAGCCACCCCACGCTTCGCAAGATGTACACCCTGCCCGTCCACTACACGATGCCCGACGGCTCACTGCCCCGCTGGGGCGACGACGTGCACGCCTCGGCCCGCGGCGCCGGCTGGCTCATGGAGTACGCGTACGCGGCCACCAAGGACCCTGATCTCCTGCCCCTCCTCGCGCAGTCCCCCACCTGGCAATCCGTGA
- a CDS encoding heparinase II/III family protein, whose product MLARDPSTKAEPPLLTSKVFPSAGHAILRTKGEAGLAAALTFGPYGGYHGHLDKLSFVLFGHREELGVDPGRAASQAYRLPIHRNWYKPTLSHNAVLVDKQPQRPAEGKLELFTANDEYAAVAASCDTAYPGVTHKRLLVLTPTYLLILDQLASDKPRRFDWVYHNRATAIECDAAKEPGKAPDGFLGMEYVQNIRAGATDGSIRAQFPGKTVTTHLTMAAAPGAEVLVGDGPCASVLDRVPMIAVTQQGASAMFAAVIEPVLSGRKPGVTTVELAGTVVTVRRGDSVDQATLSPANGLTVAVGG is encoded by the coding sequence ATGCTCGCCCGCGACCCGAGCACAAAGGCCGAGCCGCCTCTCCTCACCAGCAAGGTCTTCCCCAGTGCGGGGCACGCCATCCTGAGAACCAAGGGCGAAGCCGGCCTCGCCGCCGCCCTCACCTTCGGACCCTATGGCGGTTACCACGGCCACCTCGACAAGCTCTCCTTCGTCCTCTTCGGCCACAGGGAGGAACTGGGCGTGGACCCCGGCCGCGCCGCCTCCCAGGCCTATCGCCTGCCCATTCATCGCAACTGGTACAAGCCCACCCTCAGCCACAACGCCGTCCTCGTGGACAAGCAGCCGCAGCGGCCCGCCGAGGGCAAGCTCGAGCTCTTCACCGCCAACGACGAATACGCCGCCGTCGCGGCCAGTTGCGACACCGCCTATCCAGGCGTCACCCACAAGCGCCTCCTCGTTCTCACACCAACTTACCTGCTCATCCTCGACCAACTTGCCTCCGACAAGCCGCGCCGCTTCGACTGGGTGTACCATAACCGCGCCACGGCCATCGAGTGCGATGCCGCCAAGGAGCCAGGTAAAGCCCCCGACGGGTTCCTCGGCATGGAATACGTCCAGAACATCCGCGCCGGCGCCACCGACGGCTCCATCCGCGCTCAGTTCCCCGGCAAGACCGTCACCACCCATCTCACAATGGCCGCTGCTCCTGGCGCCGAGGTCCTCGTTGGGGATGGCCCGTGCGCCTCAGTTCTCGACCGCGTCCCCATGATCGCCGTCACGCAGCAGGGCGCTTCGGCCATGTTCGCCGCCGTCATCGAGCCCGTCCTCAGCGGCCGCAAGCCGGGCGTCACGACCGTCGAACTCGCCGGCACCGTCGTCACAGTCCGCAGGGGCGACTCAGTTGACCAAGCCACCTTATCCCCTGCCAACGGACTCACCGTCGCCGTCGGCGGC